The following are encoded together in the Vigna unguiculata cultivar IT97K-499-35 chromosome 2, ASM411807v1, whole genome shotgun sequence genome:
- the LOC114174590 gene encoding uncharacterized protein LOC114174590 has product MAESSGANDGGRPSRQPIPASGFSPFTPYILETPLPEKWKMPTFDKYDGTTNPDNHMRVFMHQMMFHAVSDPIWCRVFSTYLTGEVLEWFSELPAGSIDSLATLKARFSTQFAPLKPAILTVDNLVNIWQEDGESLRSYLDRYNRMSVKIKDLSDEIARHHFSYGLQPGVFADKISRKKPRTMEEMRERTNKFIQMEDMQEFRLKKREKDDAAVLKPTAPRSNKPLARPNEKKPPKFTTYTP; this is encoded by the coding sequence ATGGCTGAGAGCTCGGGAGCAAACGATGGGGGCCGCCCATCACGTCAACCGATCCCCGCATCGGGATTCTCCCCCTTCACCCCGTACATTCTGGAGACACCGCTGCCGGAGAAGTGGAAAATGCCAACATTTGACAAGTATGACGGCACGACTAATCCCGACAACCACATGCGTGTCTTCATGCATCAGATGATGTTCCACGCGGTTAGTGACCCCATCTGGTGCCGTGTTTTCTCGACTTATTTGACGGGAGAGGTGCTGGAGTGGTTTTCCGAGCTGCCGGCCGGTAGTATTGATTCTCTTGCCACTTTGAAGGCAAGGTTTAGCACGCAGTTCGCGCCCCTGAAACCGGCCATTCTGACGGTCGACAACCTGGTGAACATCTGGCAGGAAGACGGGGAATCGCTGAGGAGTTATCTTGATCGGTATAATCGGATGTCGGTCAAGATAAAGGATCTCAGCGACGAGATCGCTCGGCATCACTTCTCATATGGGCTCCAGCCGGGAGTTTTCGCGGACAAGATAAGCCGCAAGAAACCGAGGACGATGGAGGAGATGAGGGAACGAACGAACAAGTTCATACAGATGGAAGATATGCAGGAGTTCCGActgaaaaagagagagaaagacgATGCCGCAGTCCTGAAGCCGACTGCACCTCGGTCGAACAAACCCTTGGCCCGGCCCAACGAGAAGAAGCCACCGAAGTTCACGACATACACCCCCTGA